The Streptomyces achromogenes DNA segment GCTCCGACCCCAGCGTCCGCTGCAGGAGGTTGAGGGCGTCGACGTCCTGCATGACCACCGTGTGGTTGTTGCCGCGCAGGAACCCGGTGACCTCGTCGTCGTCCGTCGCCCAGTCCCGCGAGACCATCCAGAAGTCGTACACCTTGCCGTCGGCGGACGGGGTGATCGCGTACGTGATCTCGGTGTGGAACCCGTTCGGGTCGCTCCCGTCGGCCTCCGGCAGCACGCCCACCGGCGCGATGCGGCTGTGCAGCAGATACAGGCACGGCGCGTGGTACTCGATGTCCTGCCATCGGGTGATCCGGCCCTCGATGCCGGTCGAACGGGCGTAGAAGGGCGGGCATTCGGCGTCGTCCATGTGCCGGCTCACCCGGACGATCCCGGCGCCCTCGTCGACCTCGGTGGTGATCGGCGTCTCGGCGACCTCGGGCGTGCCGATGTAACCGCCGTGCAGATACGTCTCGTGGGACAGGTCGAGGAGGTTGTCGACGAGCAGCCCGTAGTCCGCGTCGATGGGCTCCATGCCGCGCACGGTCGTCCAGCCGGGGGCGTCCAGGTGCCGGGCGCGCGGGATGGTCCGCGGGTCGGCGAGCGCCGGGTCGCCGATCCACACCCACACCAGGGAGTCCTGCTCGACGACCGGGTAGGCGGTGACCCGGGCGGTGCGCGGGATGCGCTTCTGCCCCGGCACGTACACGCAGGCGCCGGTCGTGTCGTAGGTGAACCCGTGGTAGCCGCACACGATCCGGTCGCCGTCCAGGCGGCTCTCGGAGAGCGGGAACCGGCGGTGCACGCACCGGTCGTGCAGCGCGACCGGCGTGCCGTCCT contains these protein-coding regions:
- a CDS encoding aromatic ring-hydroxylating dioxygenase subunit alpha, which translates into the protein MPHMTAFARNQWYVAAYSHEVGREELLGRTILGEPLVFYRTEEDGTPVALHDRCVHRRFPLSESRLDGDRIVCGYHGFTYDTTGACVYVPGQKRIPRTARVTAYPVVEQDSLVWVWIGDPALADPRTIPRARHLDAPGWTTVRGMEPIDADYGLLVDNLLDLSHETYLHGGYIGTPEVAETPITTEVDEGAGIVRVSRHMDDAECPPFYARSTGIEGRITRWQDIEYHAPCLYLLHSRIAPVGVLPEADGSDPNGFHTEITYAITPSADGKVYDFWMVSRDWATDDDEVTGFLRGNNHTVVMQDVDALNLLQRTLGSERSGYQELSINIDTGGLAARRILARLVEEGDKPAERVL